Proteins encoded together in one Penaeus vannamei isolate JL-2024 chromosome 11, ASM4276789v1, whole genome shotgun sequence window:
- the LOC138863270 gene encoding mucin-2-like: protein MTTTTIAPSSTTTTATSATTTTTQSATTTTAPSATTTTTTTAPSATTTTAQSATTTTAPSATTTTAQSATTTTAPSATTTTVPSVTTTTPPSATTTTVPSATTNTAPPASTTTDPSATTTTDPSATTTTSSATTTTAPSSTTTTAPSASTTTGPSATTTTAPPATTITAPSAIPTIAPLATTTTGPSVTTTTTPSATTTIALSATTTTATSPTISTAQSATTTTAPSATISTAPSATTTTAPSATTTTVPSATTTTVPSATTTTVPSATTTTSPLATTTTAPSPSYCPLSHNNYWSLCHHNYCSISLHNYCSICLHNYCPISHHNYCYISHHIYCRISHHNYCYISHHINCPISHHSYCPISHHNYYSICNHNYCSISHHSNCSISHHKYYPLSHHDYCPINHHNYRPISHHNYCPISHNNYYSIFTTITGLSATTTIAPSASTTTAQSASTTIAPSATITTATSPIISTAESVTTTTATSLTISTAPSATTATVPSATTNTAPSITTTTAPSATTTTTSTTTTVPSTTTTTVPSTTTTTVPSATTTTATSPTITTAQSVTTTTAPSATFQLPHQPPKLLLHQPPQLLHHNYCPISHHNYCSICNHNDCPISHHSNCSISPHKNCPISHHKYCPFSHHNYCPINHHNYCPISHHNYCLISHNNYCSICHNYCSISHHNYCPISHHNYCSISHPNYCSISHHNDCPISHHSNCSISPHKNCPISHHKYCPFSHHNYCPINHHNHHNYCSISHHNNCTISHHNYYPINHNYCPIIHHDYCSISHHNYCSISHHNYCSISHHNYCSISHHNYYSITHHNYYFISHHNYCSICHHNYCSISHHNNCSISHPNYCSISHYNYCSIYHYNYCSIYHYNYCSISHHIYYISHHNYCPISHHNNCSICHHNYCPINHNYCPISHNNYCSIYSTATASSATTTAAPSATTNTAPSATTTTSSATTTTALPATTTTAPSATTSTTYSVTTTTALPATTTTAPSATTTTAPSATTTTTPSATTTTAPSATTVTGRSATTTTAPSAITTIAPLATTTTAPSVTTTTAPSATTTTGPSATAATVPSATTTTAPSATTTTALSATTTTTPSATTKIAPSATTTTAPSDTTPTGPSATITTAPSATTNTAPSATTTTSSATTTTALPATTTTAPSATTSTTYSVTTTTALPATTTTAPSATTTTAPSATTTTTPSATTTTAPSATTVTGRSATTTTAPSAITTIAPLATTTTAPSVTTTTAPSATTTTGPSATAATVPSATTTTAPSATTTTALSATTTTTPSATTKIAPSATTTTAPSDTTPTGPSATITTAPSATTNTAPLSTTTTSPLASTTTASSATTTTLHSATTTTVPSATRSTASSATTTTAPLATTTTAPSATTTFTPSATTTIAPFTTTSTATSTTTITSPSATITGPSATKTTTSSATTTTSPSSTTSTAPSATTTTAPSAITTTAPLATITTGPSVTTIIAPSATTTTAPSAAITTSSATTTTVPSATTITVPSGTRTIKSATTTTAPLATTTTAPSATTTTGPSATTTTAPSATTTIVPSATTTTSSATITTSPSATTTTAPSDTTTTGPSATITTAPSATTNTAPSSTTTTSPLATVTTASSATKITASSVTTTTAPSATTTTTSSATITTASSAITTTARSATATTAPSATTPTAPFATTTTAPSATTTVPSATTTTRSSATTTTSPSSTTSAPSATTTTISSATITTAPSATKTTAPSVTITTASSSTTTTLPSVTTYTVPSAITPTAPSVTTTPAPSATTTTALSATTSTVTSTTTTTVPSATTTTAPLATTTTAPLANTNITSSATTITAPSATAITGPSTTTTTAPSATSTTAPSATTRTAPSVTTTIAPSVTTTTDPSATTTTAPSATTSTATSTTKTTVPSPTTTTAPLANTTITSSATTATAPSATSTTAPSATTTTAPSVTTSIAPSATTTTAPSAITTTGPSATATTAPSATTTAPSASTTTAP from the exons ATGA ccacaaCAACTATTGCCCCATCATCTACCACAACTACTGCTACAtctgccaccacaactactacccaatcagccaccacaactactgctccatcagccaccacaa ccaccacaactactgctccatcagccaccacaactactgcccaatcagccaccacaactactgctccatcagccACAACAACTACTGCCcaatcagccaccacaactactgctccatcagccaccacaactactgtgcCATCAGTCACCACAACTACTCCCCCATCAGCCACGACAACTACTGTGCCATCAGCTACCACAAATACTGCCCCACCAGCCTCCACAACTACTgatccatcagccaccacaactactgatccatcagccaccacaacaacttcatcagccaccacaactacagccccatcatccaccacaactactgccccatcagcctcCACAACTACTggtccatcagccaccacaactactgctccacCTGCCACCACAATAACTGCTCCATCAGCCATCCCAACTATTGCCCCCttagccaccacaactactggtCCATCTgtcaccacaactactactcCATCTGCCACCACAACTATTGCCctatcagccaccacaactactgctacaTCTCCCACCATATCTACTGCAcaatcagccaccacaactactgctccatctgCCACCATTTCaactgccccatcagccaccacaactactgctccatcagccaccacaactactgtaccatcagccaccacaactactgtaccatcagccaccacaactactgtaccatcagccaccacaactacttctCCATTAGCCactacaactactgctccatct CCATCCTACTGCCCCCTTAGTCACAACAATTACTGGTCTCTCTGCCACCACAACTATTGCTCCATCAGCCTCCACAACTACTGCTCAATCTGCCTCCACAACTATTGCCCCATCAGCCACCATAACTACTGCTACATCTCCCATCATATCTACTGCAGAATcagtcaccacaactactgctacaTCTCTCACCATATCaactgccccatcagccaccacagcTACTGCCctatcagccaccacaactactactccatctgcaaccacaactactgctccatcagccaccacagtaactgctccatcagccaccacaaatACTACCCCCTTAGCCACCACgactactgccccatcaaccaccacaactaccgccccatcagccaccacaactactgccccatcagccacaaCAACTACTACTCCATCT TCACAACAATTACTGGTCTCTCTGCCACCACAACTATTGCTCCATCAGCCTCCACAACTACTGCTCAATCTGCCTCCACAACTATTGCCCCATCAGCCACCATAACTACTGCTACATCTCCCATCATATCTACTGCAGAATcagtcaccacaactactgctacaTCTCTCACCATATCaactgccccatcagccaccacagcTACTGTACCATCAGCCACCACAAATACTGCTCCatctatcaccaccactactgctccatcagccaccacaactactacatCAACCACAACTACAGTtccatcaaccaccacaactacagttccatcaaccaccacaactacagttccatcagccaccacaactactgctacaTCTCCCACCATAACTACTGCACAATcagtcaccacaactactgctccatctgCCACATTTCaactgccccatcagccaccaaaactactgctccatcagccaccacaactact ccaccacaactactgccctatcagccaccacaactactgctccatctgCAACCACAACGACTGCCCTATCAGCCACCACAGTAACTGCTCCATCAGCCCCCACAAAaactgccccatcagccaccacaaatACTGCCCCTttagccaccacaactactgccccatcaaccaccacaactactgccccattagccaccacaactactgcctcaTCAGCCacaacaactactgctccatctgTCACAACTATTGCTCCATCTCCCACCATAACTACTGCCcaatcagccaccacaactactgctccatcagccatcccaactactgctccatcagccaccacaacgaCTGCCCTATCAGCCACCACAGTAACTGCTCCATCAGCCCCCACAAAaactgccccatcagccaccacaaatACTGCCCCTttagccaccacaactactgccccatcaaccacCACAA ccaccacaactactgctccatcagccaccacaacaactgcaccatcagccaccacaactattACCCCatcaaccacaactactgccccatcatccaccatgactactgctccatcagccaccacaactattGCTCCATcagtcaccacaactactgctccatctctcaccacaactactgctccatcagccaccacaactactactccATCACCCACCACAACTATTActtcatcagccaccacaactactgctccatctgTCACCACAATTACTGCTCCATCAGTCACCACAATAACTGCTCCATCAGCCATCCcaactactgctccatcagccactacaactactgctccatctaTCACTACAACTACTGTTCCATCTATCactacaactactgctccatcagccaccacatCTACtacatcagccaccacaactactgccctatCAGCCACCACAACAACTGCTCCAtctgccaccacaactactgccccattaaccacaactactgccccatcagccacaacaactactgctccatct ACTCCACAGCTACTGCCTCATCAGCCACAACAACTGCTGCTCCATCTGCCACCACAAATactgctccatcagccaccacaactacttcatcagccaccacaactactgccctcccagccaccacaactactgctccatcagccaccacatCTACTACTTATTcagtcaccacaactactgcccttccagccaccacaactactgctccatcagccaccacaactactgctccatcagccaccacaactactactccatcagccaccacaactactgccccatcagccaccacagtTACTGGTcgatcagccaccacaactactgctccatctgCGATCACAACTATTGCCCCattagccaccacaactactgccccatcagtcaccacaactactgctccatcagccaccacaactactggtCCATCAGCCACCGCAGCTACTgttccatcagccaccacaactactgccccatcagccaccacaactactgccctatcagccaccacaactactaccccatcagccaccacaaaaATTGCTCCAtcggccaccacaactactgctccatcgGATACAACACCTACTGGTCCATCAGCCACCATAACTACTGCTCCATCTGCCACCACAAATactgctccatcagccaccacaactacttcatcagccaccacaactactgccctcccagccaccacaactactgctccatcagccaccacatCTACTACTTATTcagtcaccacaactactgcccttccagccaccacaactactgctccatcagccaccacaactactgctccatcagccaccacaactactactccatcagccaccacaactactgccccatcagccaccacagtTACTGGTcgatcagccaccacaactactgctccatctgCGATCACAACTATTGCCCCattagccaccacaactactgccccatcagtcaccacaactactgctccatcagccaccacaactactggtCCATCAGCCACCGCAGCTACTgttccatcagccaccacaactactgccccatcagccaccacaactactgccctatcagccaccacaactactaccccatcagccaccacaaaaATTGCTCCAtcggccaccacaactactgctccatcgGATACAACACCTACTGGTCCATCAGCCACCATAACTACTGCTCCATCTGCCACCACAAATACTGCTCCATTATCCACCACAACTACTTCCCCATTAGCCAGCACAACTACTGCTTCATCAGCCACTACAACTACTCTTCATTCAGCTACCACAACTACTGTTCCATCAGCCACCAGATCTACTGcttcatcagccaccacaactactgccccattagccaccacaactactgccccatcagccaccacaactttTACTCCATCTGCCACCACAACTATTGCTCCATTTACCACCACATCTACTGCTACATCAACCACTACAATTACATCTCCATCAGCCACCATAACTGGCCCATCTGCCACCAAAACTACTACGTCATCAGCCACTACAACTACTTCTCCATCATCCACAACATCTactgctccatcagccaccacaactactgctccatctgCGATCACAACCACTGCCCCTTTAGCCACTATAACTACTGGTCCATCTGTCACCACAATAATtgctccatcagccaccacaactactgctccatcagccGCCATAACTActtcatcagccaccacaactactgttccatcagccaccacaattACTGTCCCATCAGGCACCAGAACTATAAAAtctgccaccacaactactgccccattagccaccacaactactgccccatcagccaccacaactactggtccatcagccaccacaactactgccccatcagccaccacaacaaTTGTTCCATCGGCCACCACAACTACTTCATCTGCTACCATAACTACTtctccatcagccaccacaactactgctccatctgACACCACAACTACTGGTCCATCAGCCACCATAACTACTGCTCCATCTGCCACCACAAATACTGCTCCATCATCCACCACAACTACTTCCCCATTAGCCACCGTAACTACTGCTTCATCAGCCACCAAAATTACTGCTTCATCAGTCactacaactactgctccatcagccaccacaactactacttcATCTGCCACCATAACTACTGCTTCATCAGCCATCACAACTACTGCTCGATCAGCCACCGcaactactgctccatcagccaccacacCTACTGCTCCATTTGCCACCACAACTACagctccatcagccaccacaactgtCCCAtctgccaccacaactactagGTCATCAGCCACTACAACTACTTCTCCATCATCCACAACATCTGCTCCAtctgccaccacaactactattTCATCAGCCACCataactactgccccatcagccaccaaAACTACTGCTCCATCTGTCACCATAACTACTGCTTCATCATCCACCACAACTACTCTTCCATCAGTCACAACATATACTGTACCATCAGCCATCACACCTACTGCCCCATCAGTCACCACAACTCCAGCTCCAtctgccaccacaactactgctttATCTGCCACCACATCTACTGTTacatcaaccaccacaactacagttccatcagccaccacaactactgctccattagccaccacaactactgctccattAGCCAACACAAATATTACTTCATCAGCCACCACAATTACTGCCCCATCTGCTACCGCAATTACTGGTCCATCaactaccacaactactgctccatcgGCCACctcaactactgccccatcagccaccacaagaACTGCTCCATCTGTCACCACAACTATTGCTCCATCAGTCACCACAACTACTGATCCAtctgccaccacaactactgctccatctgCCACCACATCTACTGCTACATCAACCACAAAAACTACAGTTCCATCacccaccacaactactgctccattAGCCAACACAACTATTACTTCATCAGCCACCACAGCTACTGCTCCATCGGCCACctcaactactgccccatcagccaccacaactactgctccatctgTCACCACATCTATtgctccatcagccaccacaactactgccccatcagccatTACAACTACTGGTCCATCAGCCACCGcaactactgctccatcagccaccacaactgcTCCATCTGCCagcacaactactgccccatga
- the LOC138863271 gene encoding putative surface-exposed virulence protein BigA — MVVVVADGEVVVVADEAVVVVADGAVIVLVDGAVVVVADGTVVVVVDGAVIVVVDGAVVTVAIGAVVVVTDGGVLVKDGGAGTVAKDGAVVVVFNGAVVVVADGAVVLVADGAVALVTDGPVVVMTDGPLVVVADGAVVVEGDGAVDVVADGAVGVVPDGAVVVVPDEVVVVVVDGTVVVADGAVLVVVDWAVVLVADGAVVVVADVPVDVVADGAVVLVANGAVGVGADGIVVAIGTVVVEPDEAVIVVVDEAIVVVDGTVVVVANEAVDVVANGAIVVVADETVVVAADGAVVLVDGAVVVVADEAVVVVADEAVVLVADGAVVVVADGAVADGAVVVVACGPVVVIADGAIVLVADGAAIVVTDGAEVVVVDGTVIVVADVAVVLVADGRIVVVSDETVVMVVDGAVVVVANEAIVVMSDGAVVVVADEVIVVVADGGIVVVAIKPVVVVADGRVVVVADEAVFMVAYEVVVVVADGAVVVVANEALVAVADGAIVVVADGAVVVVADGAIVVEADGAVVVVDDRAVVVVADEVVVVVDGAVVVVADGIMDQ; from the exons ATGG tagttgttgtGGCTGATGGggaagtagttgtggtggctgatgaagCAGTTGTTGTGGTGGCAGATGGAGCAGTTATTGTGTtggttgatggggcagtagttgtggtggctgatggaacagtagttgtggtggtagaTGGAGCAGTTATTGTGGTGGTAGATGGAGCAGTAGTGACGGTGGCTattggggcagtagttgtggtaacAGATGGAGGAGTGCTTGTGAAAGATGGAGGAGCAGGAACTGTGGCGAaagatggagcagtagttgtagtgtttaatggggcagtagttgtggtggctgatggagcagtagttttggtggctgatggggcagtagctCTGGTGACAGATGGACCAGTAGTTGTCATGACAGATGGACCattagttgtggtggctgatggggcagtagttgtcgAGGGTGATGGGGCAGTAGatgtggtggctgatggagcagtAGGTGTGGTtcctgatggggcagtagttgtggtgccTGATgaagtagtagttgtggtggtagaTGGAACAGTAGTTGTGGCTGATGGAGCAGTACTTGTTGTGGTAGATTGGGCAGTTGTTTTAGTGGCTGATGGAgctgtagttgtggtggctgatgtaCCAGTAGATGTGGTGGCAGATGGAGCAGTAGTTCTGGTGGCAAATGGAGCAGTAGGTGTGGGGGCTGATGGAATAGTAGTGGCTATTGGGACAGTAGTTGTTGAGCCTGATGAAGCAGTAATTGTTGTGGTAGATGAGGCAATAGTTGTTGTTGATGggacagtagttgtggtggctaatGAAGCAGTAGATGTGGTGGCTAATGGGGCaatagttgtggtggctgatgaaaCAGTAGTAGTGgcggctgatggggcagtagttttggttgatggggcagtagttgtcgTGGCTGAtgaggcagtagttgtggtggctgatgaagCAGTAGTATTGGTGGcagatggggcagtagttgtggtggctgatggtgCA GTggctgatggagcagtagttgtggtggcttgTGGACCAGTAGTTGTGATAGCTGATGGGGCAATAGTTTTGGTGGCTGATGGAGCAGCAATTGTGGTGACAGATGGAGCAGaagttgtggtggttgatggaACAGTAATTGTGGTGGCTGATGTAGCAGTAGTTTTGGTGGCTGATGGAAGAATAGTTGTGGTGTCTGATGAAACAGTAGTTATGgtggttgatggggcagtagttgtggtggctaatGAAGCAATAGTTGTGATgtctgatggggcagtagttgtagtGGCTGATGAAGTaatagttgtggtggctgatgggggaATAGTTGTCGTGGCTATTAAaccagtagttgtggtggctgatggaagagtagttgtggtggctgatgaagCAGTATTTATGGTGGCATATgaagtagtagttgtggtggctgatggagcagtagttgtggtggctaatGAAGCATTAGTTGCGGTGGCCGATGGAGCAAttgttgtggtggctgatggggcagtagttgtggtggccgaTGGAGCAATTGTTGTGgaggctgatggggcagtagttgtggtggatgATAGGgctgtagttgtggtggctgatgaagttgttgtggtggttgatggggcagtagttgtggtggctgatggaata ATGGACCAGTaa